From Micromonospora rifamycinica, a single genomic window includes:
- a CDS encoding GntR family transcriptional regulator — protein MTIDPRSHTPVYVQLAELLRGQIESGDLPAGSSVGSETRLSQEYGIGRDAVRMAIALLRSEGLVTTSRPFGTRVRDLPQRRRVELAGGARVITRMPSGAERRSMQLDEGVPILEVHGPQGDVELLPGDEVELIRPKHD, from the coding sequence ATGACCATCGATCCGCGCTCACACACGCCGGTCTACGTGCAGCTCGCCGAACTCCTTCGGGGGCAGATCGAATCCGGTGACCTGCCGGCTGGGTCGAGCGTCGGCAGCGAGACCCGGTTGAGCCAGGAGTACGGGATCGGCCGTGACGCCGTCCGGATGGCCATCGCGCTGCTGCGATCGGAGGGACTGGTCACCACCAGCCGACCCTTCGGAACACGGGTTCGCGATCTGCCACAGCGCAGGAGGGTGGAGTTGGCGGGAGGCGCGAGGGTGATCACGCGGATGCCGAGTGGTGCGGAGCGGCGCAGCATGCAGCTCGACGAGGGCGTACCGATCCTCGAAGTCCACGGCCCGCAGGGCGACGTGGAACTGCTACCGGGCGACGAGGTCGAACTGATCCGACCGAAACACGACTGA
- a CDS encoding Asp23/Gls24 family envelope stress response protein, which translates to MDHEATQELSVTADAVAGGTTQVSDEVVEKIAVAAAKSVPGVAELGGDVARFFNAVLDRVGLDRVGDARRGCSAHVTNGAVVVNLVLVISAGHPVPQVTDAVRAAVTAAVESYGLRADEINIRVDDVALSDSGASVA; encoded by the coding sequence ATGGATCACGAGGCGACGCAGGAGTTGTCGGTGACGGCGGACGCGGTGGCGGGCGGGACCACGCAGGTCTCCGACGAGGTGGTGGAGAAGATCGCGGTGGCCGCCGCGAAGTCCGTCCCCGGGGTGGCCGAGCTGGGTGGTGACGTGGCCCGGTTCTTCAACGCCGTGCTCGACAGGGTTGGGTTGGACCGGGTGGGCGACGCCCGACGGGGCTGCTCGGCGCATGTCACCAACGGCGCGGTCGTGGTCAACCTGGTCCTGGTGATCTCTGCAGGCCACCCGGTACCCCAGGTCACCGACGCGGTCCGGGCTGCCGTCACGGCAGCCGTCGAGTCGTACGGCCTCCGCGCCGACGAGATCAACATCCGGGTCGACGACGTAGCCTTGAGCGATTCAGGAGCATCCGTCGCCTGA
- a CDS encoding DivIVA domain-containing protein, translating into MRLILRLLGRPGWTRHPRRPRCYRSAAYRPLRPWQVREWQFRWTRFGRRGLDPAEVQEFLDRVAVDLAAAYQALGDSRHEAARVRDALRRWQSAQFRQRVNEGWYR; encoded by the coding sequence GTGCGGTTGATCCTCCGTTTACTCGGTCGACCCGGGTGGACCCGGCACCCCCGCCGGCCGCGCTGCTACCGCTCGGCTGCCTACCGCCCGCTGCGGCCGTGGCAGGTGCGGGAGTGGCAGTTCCGCTGGACCCGATTCGGTCGGCGTGGGCTCGACCCGGCGGAGGTGCAGGAGTTCCTCGACCGGGTCGCCGTCGACCTGGCCGCCGCCTACCAGGCGCTCGGCGACAGCCGGCACGAGGCCGCCCGGGTTCGGGACGCGCTGCGCCGCTGGCAGTCCGCGCAGTTCCGGCAGCGGGTGAACGAGGGGTGGTACCGGTGA